From Candidatus Nitricoxidivorans perseverans, the proteins below share one genomic window:
- a CDS encoding response regulator transcription factor, which produces MIRILIVDDHAILRAGLKHLLSDFPDIVVAGEAGNGVDALALARGGSWDAMVLDMSMPGKSGIELIKQIKAENSKLPILVLSMHAEDIYAVRALRAGASGYLCKDNAELQLEHAIRKVAAGGLYITPTVAEKLAVEMLGNASATGVATDVPPHTRLSDREYQVFRDIAAGLGVTEIGNRLKLSVKTVSTHKAHIMQKMGFANTAELIQYALRHNLTGNDDGIAG; this is translated from the coding sequence ATGATCAGGATACTCATCGTCGATGACCATGCCATTCTGCGCGCGGGGCTCAAGCATCTGCTTTCCGATTTTCCGGACATCGTCGTCGCCGGCGAGGCCGGCAACGGCGTCGATGCCCTGGCGCTGGCCCGCGGCGGCAGTTGGGATGCCATGGTGTTGGATATGTCGATGCCGGGGAAAAGCGGCATCGAGCTGATCAAGCAGATCAAGGCCGAAAATTCGAAGCTGCCGATCCTCGTCCTCAGCATGCATGCCGAGGACATCTACGCCGTGCGCGCATTGCGCGCCGGCGCATCGGGCTATCTGTGCAAGGACAACGCCGAATTGCAGCTGGAACACGCCATCCGCAAGGTGGCGGCTGGCGGCTTGTACATCACGCCGACCGTGGCGGAAAAACTGGCGGTCGAGATGCTGGGCAATGCCAGTGCCACTGGCGTCGCGACCGATGTGCCGCCGCACACGCGCCTGTCGGATCGTGAATATCAGGTGTTCCGGGATATTGCTGCCGGCCTGGGTGTCACGGAAATCGGAAACCGCCTGAAACTGAGCGTCAAGACCGTCAGTACGCACAAGGCGCACATCATGCAGAAGATGGGTTTTGCCAACACTGCGGAACTGATTCAGTATGCGCTGCGCCACAATCTGACCGGGAACGACGACGGCATTGCCGGTTAG
- a CDS encoding histidine kinase, protein MNDPIVGGSRASMQKPSLIVAPATLMSATVLWTLLAIFSLWMQRQQLDRAAVALARIDAVANLRKDMAIRKWAAQVGGVFINEAKAPNIDNLTEQERVFATNSIGEIFKLVSLTPIHTLLGIQEVSNRELGRKERLTSLQLHNSANTPDDWESQALKSLQQGSEMVTEAVPRKGGHGLLRVMIPMRMDEECVECHRNTLVPVGGLRGGAAISLDLNAYRSAQEPTWRAIQYGHLAIWFLGLMAIYAFWFFSRRRAIEQGRSEEELQMHRRRLEESETRLRELAAFLQTVREEERTRIARELHDELGQALTALRIDLGWLRNKCVALGAPVTERAASTLGVVEQSIVSLRRISEDLRPAMLDSLGLAAAIEHHVTQFSKRTGIPCDLVMNREEFDLDDNLATAVFRIIQEALTNVARHADADEVAVQVDETDDAIRLTVRDNGCGFVSNKDKKTFGLVGMRERATMLGGSLDIDSQPGQGTCITGWLPLRKESRT, encoded by the coding sequence TTGAACGATCCAATTGTCGGCGGGTCGCGGGCCTCCATGCAAAAACCTTCCCTGATCGTTGCCCCTGCCACCCTCATGTCGGCTACGGTATTGTGGACGTTGCTGGCGATCTTCTCGCTCTGGATGCAGCGGCAGCAACTAGACCGGGCGGCGGTGGCGCTGGCGCGGATCGATGCGGTTGCCAACCTGCGCAAGGACATGGCGATCCGCAAATGGGCGGCCCAGGTCGGCGGGGTTTTCATCAATGAAGCCAAAGCGCCCAACATAGACAATCTGACCGAACAAGAACGCGTATTTGCCACCAATTCGATCGGCGAGATTTTCAAACTGGTGTCGCTGACGCCCATCCATACCCTGCTGGGCATTCAGGAGGTCAGCAATAGGGAGTTGGGCCGCAAGGAGCGGCTGACATCCCTGCAATTGCACAACAGTGCCAATACACCTGACGACTGGGAGTCGCAGGCGTTGAAGTCCCTACAGCAGGGCTCGGAGATGGTGACGGAGGCAGTGCCGCGCAAGGGTGGGCACGGGTTGTTGCGGGTCATGATTCCCATGCGTATGGACGAGGAGTGCGTCGAGTGCCACAGAAACACGCTGGTACCGGTCGGTGGATTGCGTGGCGGCGCGGCGATTTCCCTTGATCTCAATGCCTATCGTTCGGCCCAGGAGCCGACCTGGCGCGCCATCCAGTACGGCCATCTGGCCATCTGGTTTTTGGGTCTGATGGCGATCTATGCCTTCTGGTTCTTTTCGCGACGCCGTGCCATCGAGCAAGGGCGAAGCGAGGAAGAACTGCAGATGCACCGGCGACGACTGGAGGAATCCGAGACAAGGCTTCGGGAGCTGGCGGCATTTCTTCAGACGGTGCGCGAAGAAGAGCGAACCCGCATCGCCCGCGAGCTGCATGACGAACTTGGCCAGGCACTGACGGCATTGCGTATCGACCTTGGCTGGCTGCGCAACAAGTGCGTCGCTCTCGGCGCGCCGGTGACCGAACGCGCCGCTTCCACGTTGGGCGTCGTCGAGCAGAGCATCGTTTCCCTGCGTCGCATTTCGGAAGACTTGCGGCCGGCCATGCTTGATAGTCTCGGTCTTGCCGCGGCGATCGAGCATCATGTGACCCAGTTTTCGAAGCGCACCGGCATCCCATGCGATCTGGTCATGAATCGCGAGGAATTCGATCTCGACGATAATCTGGCCACCGCGGTATTTCGCATCATCCAGGAAGCGCTGACCAACGTTGCCCGCCATGCGGACGCCGATGAGGTGGCCGTGCAGGTCGACGAAACCGACGACGCCATCCGTCTGACCGTTCGGGACAATGGTTGCGGCTTCGTGTCCAACAAGGACAAGAAGACATTTGGATTGGTCGGCATGCGCGAGCGTGCCACGATGCTTGGCGGCAGCCTCGATATCGACAGCCAGCCGGGCCAGGGTACCTGCATTACCGGCTGGCTGCCCCTTCGGAAAGAATCACGAACATGA
- the nosZ gene encoding Sec-dependent nitrous-oxide reductase, with amino-acid sequence MKKLMRQTTSLVVAAGLGLAATAAWSTPESLQDVLKRRGLSQQDLLAAAKTYVPTGKRDEFVTFSSGGQSGQIIVYGVPSMRILKYLAVFTPEPWQGYGYDENSKAVLAQGKIDGKDITWGDTHHPAISETNGEYDGQFLFINDKANPRIAVIDLRDFETKQIVVNPVFKSEHGGAFVTPNSEYVIEAAQYPAPLENKKFHPLEEMNEKYRGGITYWKFDRKEGRIVTKDSFTIEAPPYWQDLSDAGKGPSDGWAFTNSFCAERYVGGIEKGRPPYEAGCSAKDTDYLHVMNWKKAAEIAASGKGVKVINGHKVIPIETSVKEGILYLIPEPKSPHGADVTPDGKYIIVGGKLDSHGTVYSFDKIQAAIKAGKFESKDPYGIPVIGLKDAVHVQVALGLGPLHTQFDSKPCIAYTSMYVDSQVAKWDYCAGKKLDAISVHYNIGHLMSMEGDSAKPAGNYLVSLNKLAIDRFVPVGPLHPQNHQLIDIRNDKMQLLYDMPLPLGEPHYAVSIAANKLKPGVRYKVGTDSRTDKPHSGAVRAGEEKTVKKGNKVEVFGTLIRSHITPETIEADVGDEVTIHLTNLERAQDETHGFTVSTYNTHASIEPGKTVTVKFKADKEGVYPYYCTEFCSALHLEMMGYLLVKPKGWKPTKTEMAKQDYTEADYKATVKKVADTQAIIDSVVAFITSVNYKDFPEVVAMVEDAFDQAGKIPAVKAKAEEAAKKKDWENANLWAEQCWQYQVKVADLGLRAKTFLEQNGAKKVAK; translated from the coding sequence ATGAAAAAACTTATGAGGCAAACCACCTCGCTGGTTGTAGCGGCGGGGCTGGGACTGGCGGCGACGGCGGCATGGTCGACGCCGGAGTCCCTGCAAGACGTATTGAAGCGTCGGGGATTGTCGCAACAAGATCTGCTGGCGGCGGCCAAGACGTACGTGCCGACGGGCAAGCGTGACGAATTCGTCACCTTCAGTTCGGGCGGTCAGTCGGGCCAGATCATCGTGTATGGCGTCCCGTCCATGCGCATTCTCAAGTACCTGGCGGTGTTCACGCCGGAGCCGTGGCAGGGCTATGGCTACGACGAGAACTCCAAGGCCGTGCTGGCCCAGGGCAAGATTGACGGCAAGGACATCACCTGGGGCGACACGCACCACCCGGCGATTTCCGAGACCAACGGCGAATACGACGGCCAGTTCCTGTTCATTAACGACAAGGCCAACCCGCGGATCGCGGTGATCGATCTGCGCGACTTCGAGACCAAGCAGATCGTCGTGAACCCCGTGTTCAAGAGCGAGCACGGCGGCGCGTTCGTGACCCCGAACAGCGAATACGTGATTGAAGCCGCCCAGTACCCGGCGCCGCTGGAGAACAAGAAGTTCCACCCGCTGGAAGAGATGAACGAGAAATACCGCGGCGGCATCACCTACTGGAAGTTCGATCGCAAGGAAGGCCGGATCGTGACGAAGGACTCCTTCACGATCGAGGCGCCCCCCTACTGGCAGGACCTGTCGGACGCCGGCAAGGGCCCGTCGGACGGATGGGCCTTCACCAACAGCTTCTGCGCCGAGCGGTACGTGGGCGGAATCGAGAAGGGTCGTCCCCCGTATGAAGCCGGCTGCTCCGCGAAGGACACCGACTACCTGCACGTGATGAACTGGAAGAAGGCGGCTGAAATTGCGGCTTCCGGCAAGGGCGTCAAGGTCATCAACGGCCACAAGGTGATCCCGATCGAGACCTCGGTCAAGGAAGGCATCCTGTACCTGATTCCCGAGCCCAAGAGCCCGCACGGCGCCGACGTCACCCCGGACGGCAAGTACATCATCGTGGGCGGCAAGCTCGACTCGCACGGCACGGTGTACAGCTTTGACAAGATCCAGGCCGCGATCAAGGCCGGGAAATTCGAGAGCAAGGACCCGTACGGCATCCCGGTGATCGGCCTGAAGGACGCGGTGCATGTCCAGGTTGCGCTGGGCCTCGGCCCCCTGCACACCCAGTTCGACTCCAAGCCCTGCATTGCCTACACCTCGATGTACGTGGACAGCCAGGTTGCCAAGTGGGACTACTGCGCGGGCAAGAAGCTTGACGCGATCAGCGTGCACTACAACATCGGCCACCTGATGAGCATGGAAGGCGACTCGGCGAAGCCGGCGGGCAACTACCTGGTGTCGCTGAACAAGCTGGCCATCGACCGTTTCGTGCCGGTGGGGCCGCTGCATCCGCAGAACCACCAGCTGATCGACATCCGCAACGACAAGATGCAGCTCCTGTACGACATGCCGCTGCCGCTGGGCGAGCCGCACTATGCCGTGTCGATCGCCGCCAACAAGCTCAAGCCGGGCGTGCGCTACAAGGTGGGCACCGACAGCCGCACCGACAAGCCGCACTCGGGCGCCGTGCGCGCGGGCGAGGAGAAGACCGTCAAGAAGGGCAACAAGGTTGAAGTGTTCGGCACCCTGATCCGTTCGCACATCACGCCTGAGACGATCGAGGCGGACGTGGGCGACGAGGTCACCATCCACCTGACCAACCTCGAACGCGCGCAGGACGAGACCCACGGCTTCACCGTCTCGACCTACAACACGCACGCCTCGATCGAGCCGGGCAAGACGGTGACGGTGAAGTTCAAGGCGGACAAGGAAGGCGTCTATCCCTACTACTGCACGGAGTTCTGCTCCGCGCTGCACCTGGAGATGATGGGCTACCTGCTGGTCAAGCCGAAGGGCTGGAAGCCGACCAAGACCGAGATGGCCAAGCAGGACTACACCGAAGCCGACTACAAGGCGACGGTGAAGAAAGTGGCCGACACCCAGGCGATCATCGACTCCGTGGTGGCCTTTATCACCAGCGTCAACTACAAGGACTTCCCGGAAGTGGTCGCGATGGTGGAAGACGCCTTTGACCAGGCGGGCAAGATCCCGGCGGTCAAGGCCAAGGCCGAGGAAGCCGCGAAGAAGAAGGACTGGGAGAACGCCAACCTCTGGGCCGAGCAGTGCTGGCAGTACCAGGTCAAGGTCGCCGACCTCGGCCTGCGCGCCAAGACCTTCCTCGAACAGAACGGCGCCAAAAAGGTCGCAAAGTAA
- a CDS encoding copper chaperone PCu(A)C: MTTRNSLLFAALMIAGSAFAAGAADSVTVIDPYVRLAPPNAPATGAFMVLKNAGGKDAKVIKADNSASRTTELHTHLNEGGVMKMRQVPAIEIKAGGETKLAPGGLHVMMIDMKAPLKEGDTVAITLTFDDGSSKKVEAPVKKMMTSMPTPAGSMGSGMDHKMPMDHKMH; the protein is encoded by the coding sequence ATGACGACCCGCAACAGCCTTCTCTTCGCCGCCCTGATGATTGCCGGCAGCGCATTCGCCGCCGGCGCCGCCGATAGTGTGACCGTGATCGACCCCTATGTCCGCCTGGCTCCGCCGAACGCCCCGGCCACCGGCGCCTTCATGGTACTGAAGAATGCGGGTGGCAAGGATGCCAAGGTGATCAAGGCGGACAATTCGGCATCGAGGACCACAGAATTGCATACCCATCTCAACGAAGGCGGTGTCATGAAAATGCGCCAGGTGCCGGCCATCGAGATCAAGGCCGGTGGCGAAACAAAGCTTGCGCCGGGCGGCCTCCACGTGATGATGATCGACATGAAAGCGCCCCTCAAGGAGGGCGACACAGTCGCCATCACCCTGACCTTCGATGACGGCAGCAGCAAGAAGGTCGAGGCGCCGGTGAAGAAAATGATGACCAGCATGCCCACGCCCGCGGGGAGCATGGGCAGCGGCATGGATCACAAGATGCCCATGGACCACAAGATGCACTAG
- a CDS encoding helix-turn-helix domain-containing protein — protein MRQTELHLTDEDRELIESYRTKGLRHAREVNRAHVLSALDRGVPESQITTVLGVGRTVIWRTRAAYLEGGAEYAVRDVARPGKPAQYGADVEAQISALACSSPPEGATRWTLELLEQAAHSLAGVGPISRETIRRLLKKTASSRGAS, from the coding sequence ATGCGACAGACTGAGCTGCATCTTACCGACGAGGATCGCGAGTTGATCGAATCGTACCGGACGAAAGGTCTGCGCCATGCCCGGGAAGTGAATCGGGCGCATGTTCTTTCGGCGCTGGATCGTGGCGTTCCGGAGTCCCAGATCACGACGGTCTTGGGCGTAGGGCGCACGGTGATCTGGCGAACGCGGGCAGCGTATCTGGAAGGCGGGGCGGAATACGCGGTGCGCGATGTGGCGCGCCCGGGCAAACCCGCCCAATACGGCGCGGATGTCGAAGCGCAGATTTCAGCCTTGGCCTGCTCATCGCCACCGGAGGGGGCCACGCGATGGACACTCGAATTGCTTGAACAGGCGGCGCATTCCTTGGCCGGTGTCGGACCGATCAGCCGCGAAACGATTCGCCGGCTGCTAAAAAAAACCGCATCAAGCCGTGGCGCAAGCTGA
- a CDS encoding transposase, with translation MTDHRAKTDFVAFVQYLLEQVYAKARRIHLVLDNLNTHFRKCFEEVLGIRAANKLLRRVVFHYTPKHASWLNMAEIEIGILDRQCLDRRLPDRDALASEVNAWQRRRNNERRCIEWTFSRQDADLKMARHYVA, from the coding sequence ATGACCGATCATCGGGCCAAAACGGATTTCGTCGCCTTCGTCCAGTACCTGCTCGAACAGGTCTATGCGAAGGCACGTCGCATTCACCTCGTGCTCGACAACCTCAACACGCATTTCCGCAAGTGCTTCGAGGAAGTGCTCGGAATCAGGGCGGCGAACAAACTGCTGCGACGAGTCGTCTTTCACTACACGCCGAAGCACGCCAGCTGGCTGAACATGGCGGAAATCGAAATTGGCATCCTTGACCGCCAATGCCTCGATCGGCGCTTGCCTGACCGTGACGCACTCGCCAGTGAAGTCAATGCATGGCAACGACGCCGAAACAACGAGCGGCGATGCATCGAGTGGACGTTCTCTCGGCAAGACGCGGATCTGAAAATGGCTCGGCATTATGTTGCGTAA
- a CDS encoding response regulator gives MTPSILVVDDDETFNAVLVRALIRRGIAAEGVLTPEAALLSARQNPSARVVLDLNLSGASGLTLIPQLLRINPECRIVVLTGYASIATAVDAVKLGAIQYLAKPVDVTAIIAAFEDAAPEGAATAVTAKPLSVERLEWEHIQRVLHEHHGNISSTARALKMHRRTLQRKLLKRPVKA, from the coding sequence ATGACCCCATCTATCTTGGTCGTTGACGACGACGAAACCTTCAATGCCGTGCTGGTACGGGCATTGATCCGGCGCGGCATCGCCGCCGAAGGCGTGCTGACGCCGGAGGCCGCACTGTTATCGGCGCGACAAAATCCCTCAGCGCGGGTGGTTTTGGACCTGAACCTCAGCGGAGCGTCCGGACTGACGCTGATCCCACAGCTGTTGCGGATCAACCCGGAATGCCGGATCGTGGTGCTGACGGGCTATGCCAGCATTGCCACGGCGGTGGATGCGGTCAAGCTCGGCGCCATCCAGTACCTGGCCAAGCCGGTGGACGTAACGGCGATCATCGCCGCTTTCGAGGATGCCGCGCCAGAGGGGGCGGCGACGGCGGTCACCGCCAAACCCCTGTCGGTGGAGAGGCTGGAATGGGAGCACATCCAGCGCGTTCTGCACGAGCACCACGGCAACATCTCCTCCACCGCCCGTGCCCTCAAGATGCATCGACGCACCCTGCAGCGAAAGCTCCTGAAACGGCCCGTCAAAGCCTGA
- a CDS encoding ATP-binding protein encodes MPSSLPAGDGSSLRLALRRLVALRWWLLAGATVAVLAMPPMLVIPLPAIPMLAVAALMAGFNVLAHRRVRGGEPVSPAEFFGQLCVDLAALAALLFLSGGAANPVISLLLVPVAVAALSLSGGFVAATAALAVALYSLLMWHFVPLAIADAGRATRLHLAGMWLTFVVSAIMIAWFVVRMTAAVRERDTRLAEVREQALRDERVVALGTLAAGAAHELGTPLATMSVIVEELERGLHGGGLDTEAHADLAILRQQISACKGIITGLSERAGVGRGEGARPARADLWLLALRDRWHVLRPHARSRLEMAGPQPAPVVIVETTLEQGLLNLFNNAANAGRGEVSISGEWDGRHLFIEVHDDGPGFPADVLERAGREPLPAHAGGSGIGLFLAHAAIDRMGGRLTLGNPPEGGGLARVELPLAEGATI; translated from the coding sequence ATGCCTTCTTCTCTTCCTGCCGGAGACGGATCCAGCTTGCGGCTTGCCTTGCGGCGGCTGGTTGCACTGCGTTGGTGGCTGCTCGCGGGTGCGACAGTCGCCGTGCTGGCGATGCCGCCGATGCTCGTCATTCCCCTGCCGGCCATCCCCATGCTGGCCGTGGCTGCGCTGATGGCCGGGTTCAACGTGCTTGCCCATCGGCGCGTGCGCGGCGGCGAACCCGTCAGCCCGGCCGAGTTCTTCGGCCAGCTGTGCGTCGATCTGGCGGCTCTGGCCGCATTGCTGTTCCTTTCCGGAGGGGCGGCCAATCCCGTGATTTCCTTGCTGCTGGTGCCGGTGGCGGTGGCGGCGCTGTCGCTGTCCGGCGGATTTGTCGCGGCGACCGCTGCTTTGGCGGTGGCACTCTATTCCCTGTTGATGTGGCATTTCGTGCCACTGGCCATCGCGGATGCCGGGCGGGCGACCCGGCTCCATCTGGCCGGCATGTGGCTGACCTTCGTCGTTTCCGCGATCATGATCGCCTGGTTCGTGGTGCGCATGACGGCCGCCGTTCGGGAACGCGACACACGGCTGGCTGAGGTTCGCGAGCAGGCGTTGCGGGACGAGCGCGTGGTGGCGCTGGGGACGCTGGCCGCCGGCGCGGCCCATGAACTTGGCACGCCGCTGGCAACCATGTCGGTGATCGTCGAGGAATTGGAGCGCGGGTTGCATGGAGGGGGGCTGGATACGGAGGCGCACGCCGACCTGGCGATCCTGCGCCAGCAGATCAGCGCATGCAAAGGCATCATCACCGGCCTTTCCGAGCGGGCTGGCGTCGGTCGCGGCGAGGGCGCCCGCCCGGCCCGCGCCGATCTCTGGCTTTTGGCCCTGCGTGACCGCTGGCACGTTCTGCGGCCGCATGCCCGGAGCCGGCTGGAGATGGCCGGACCGCAGCCGGCCCCTGTCGTCATTGTCGAGACGACCTTGGAGCAGGGGCTTCTTAATCTATTCAACAATGCGGCGAATGCAGGGCGGGGCGAGGTGTCGATTTCCGGGGAATGGGATGGTCGCCATCTCTTTATCGAAGTGCACGACGATGGCCCCGGATTCCCGGCAGACGTTCTGGAGCGTGCCGGGCGGGAGCCCTTGCCGGCCCATGCCGGCGGTAGCGGCATCGGCCTGTTTCTGGCTCATGCCGCCATCGATCGCATGGGCGGGCGCTTGACCCTGGGCAATCCGCCGGAAGGAGGCGGGTTGGCCCGGGTGGAGTTGCCGCTTGCCGAAGGAGCGACGATATGA
- a CDS encoding c-type cytochrome — translation MPSIARVFRLLVSSLLIASGPPLAAQNLGNGKDINEVCAACHGKLGEGGKRGEYPRLAGQRAAYLEEQLRSYRARKRINIPMFPYTQERELPDEDIRDISAYLSSIKLSTKYPQFKDTDDAYTRLLAMQQVMIIPRVEGDTENGKMIYQKSCATCHGKTGMGRGKFPMLVGQYTSYLARQMNAYLKGERPHDEDGATGILNSLQEKDIQDTLAYLTLIQERD, via the coding sequence ATGCCTTCCATTGCCCGCGTATTCCGTCTCCTGGTTTCCAGCCTGCTCATCGCCTCCGGCCCGCCGCTAGCGGCGCAGAATCTTGGAAACGGCAAGGACATCAACGAAGTTTGCGCCGCCTGCCACGGCAAGCTCGGCGAAGGCGGGAAGAGGGGCGAGTATCCGCGCCTGGCCGGTCAGCGTGCCGCCTATTTGGAGGAACAGTTGCGCTCCTACCGGGCGCGCAAGCGCATCAACATCCCCATGTTCCCCTATACCCAGGAGCGCGAGCTGCCGGATGAAGACATCCGGGACATTTCCGCCTATCTCTCCTCCATCAAGCTTTCGACAAAATACCCGCAATTCAAGGATACGGACGACGCGTATACGCGCCTGCTGGCGATGCAGCAGGTCATGATCATCCCGCGCGTCGAGGGCGACACGGAAAACGGCAAGATGATCTACCAGAAAAGCTGCGCCACCTGCCACGGGAAGACGGGGATGGGACGCGGCAAGTTTCCGATGCTTGTCGGCCAATACACGTCCTATCTGGCGCGGCAGATGAACGCCTATCTCAAGGGGGAACGCCCGCACGACGAGGACGGCGCCACCGGCATCCTCAACTCCCTTCAGGAGAAGGACATCCAGGACACCCTCGCCTACCTGACCTTGATCCAGGAGCGGGATTGA
- a CDS encoding AsnC family transcriptional regulator has product MLDEMDRRLVVATQAGLPLVPRPYGALAGQLGIGAAEVRERLARMLETGVIRRIGAVPNHYALGYTANGMTVWDVADERVDALGEAVGALDFVTHCYRRPRHLPGWPYNLFAMVHGRSRAEVEEKTAQIAALLGGACRAADILYSSRILKKTGLRIAG; this is encoded by the coding sequence ATGCTTGATGAGATGGATCGCCGCCTCGTGGTCGCTACCCAGGCCGGTCTGCCGCTGGTGCCGCGCCCCTACGGGGCGCTGGCGGGGCAACTGGGCATCGGGGCCGCCGAGGTACGGGAACGCTTGGCGCGCATGCTGGAAACCGGCGTCATCCGCCGTATCGGCGCCGTGCCCAACCACTATGCCCTCGGCTACACGGCCAACGGCATGACGGTCTGGGACGTGGCGGACGAGCGCGTCGACGCGCTTGGGGAGGCGGTCGGCGCCCTGGACTTCGTCACCCACTGCTACCGGCGGCCGCGCCACTTGCCCGGTTGGCCCTACAACCTCTTTGCCATGGTGCACGGCAGAAGCCGCGCCGAGGTCGAGGAAAAGACGGCACAGATCGCTGCCCTCCTCGGCGGCGCCTGCCGTGCCGCCGACATCCTCTACAGCAGCCGCATCCTGAAGAAGACCGGCCTGCGCATCGCCGGTTGA
- a CDS encoding AsnC family transcriptional regulator yields MPRGTEAAALDETDRLIVNALQGGFPLVDEPYREVAESLSLTEDELLARLKRMLESRVLTRFGPMYQIERMGGAFALAAMQVPEDDFERVTMIVNSLPDVAHNYRREHAFNMWFVLATETPEGIGRAVRGIETATGYPVFPFSKEREYFVEMRLHA; encoded by the coding sequence ATGCCGCGCGGGACTGAGGCGGCTGCCCTGGACGAGACGGATCGTCTCATCGTCAACGCCCTCCAGGGCGGCTTCCCCCTCGTCGACGAGCCCTACCGCGAGGTGGCCGAAAGCCTTTCGCTGACCGAGGACGAACTTCTGGCGCGGCTGAAGCGCATGCTGGAAAGCCGCGTGCTGACGCGCTTCGGCCCCATGTACCAGATCGAACGCATGGGTGGCGCCTTCGCGCTGGCGGCGATGCAGGTGCCCGAGGACGATTTCGAGCGGGTGACCATGATCGTCAACAGCCTGCCCGACGTGGCGCACAACTATCGCCGCGAACACGCCTTCAACATGTGGTTCGTGCTGGCCACGGAAACGCCGGAGGGCATCGGCCGGGCGGTGCGGGGCATCGAGACGGCGACGGGCTACCCCGTTTTCCCGTTCTCAAAGGAGCGGGAATATTTCGTGGAAATGAGGCTCCATGCTTGA
- a CDS encoding Lrp/AsnC family transcriptional regulator produces MDCPYTPVEFRLLNDWQRDFPLTARPFKALALDSDEETVLDTLRRLHARGAVSRVGAVFAPRRLGASTLAALSVPAERMDEVAARVSARPEVNHNYEREHRYNLWFVVTTTAPEALSATLDGIALDTGCPVISLPLVEEFHIDLGFDLGGVGRRIAGHVCDGDPEAGASRVDPTCAERRLLAALQPGLDLVARPFVPLAEKAGMSEDEVIGRLSAWIDQGLIKRFGVVVRHRELGYTANAMVVFDVPDEEISTVGARLAGAPGVTLCYCRRRHLPEWPYNLFCMVHGRSRDEVAPIIENLRALAGHPCEALFSTRRFKQCGARYFDAARD; encoded by the coding sequence ATGGACTGTCCCTACACCCCCGTCGAATTCCGCCTGCTCAACGACTGGCAGCGTGATTTCCCGCTGACGGCCCGGCCTTTCAAGGCGCTGGCGCTGGACAGCGACGAGGAGACCGTGCTCGACACGCTGCGCAGACTGCACGCGCGCGGGGCGGTCAGCCGCGTCGGCGCCGTGTTCGCGCCCCGGCGGCTGGGCGCCAGCACCCTGGCGGCGCTCTCTGTGCCGGCGGAGCGCATGGACGAAGTGGCCGCGCGCGTCAGCGCCAGACCCGAGGTCAACCACAACTACGAACGCGAGCACCGCTACAACCTCTGGTTCGTCGTCACCACGACCGCCCCGGAGGCGCTGTCGGCCACGCTGGACGGCATCGCCCTCGACACCGGCTGCCCGGTCATTTCCCTGCCCCTGGTCGAGGAATTCCACATCGATCTCGGTTTTGATCTGGGCGGCGTCGGGAGGCGGATTGCCGGCCATGTCTGCGACGGCGATCCCGAGGCCGGCGCGAGCCGCGTCGATCCGACCTGCGCGGAGCGTCGGCTGCTGGCCGCCCTGCAACCGGGGCTCGACCTGGTGGCGCGTCCCTTCGTTCCGCTGGCTGAAAAGGCCGGCATGAGCGAGGACGAGGTCATCGGACGGTTGTCCGCCTGGATCGACCAGGGACTGATCAAGCGATTCGGTGTCGTCGTGCGCCATCGCGAGCTTGGATACACGGCCAATGCCATGGTGGTGTTCGACGTGCCGGACGAGGAAATTTCCACCGTCGGCGCGCGCCTGGCTGGCGCGCCGGGCGTGACGCTGTGCTACTGCCGCCGCCGCCACCTCCCTGAATGGCCCTACAACCTATTCTGCATGGTGCATGGACGATCCCGCGATGAGGTCGCGCCCATCATCGAAAATCTTCGCGCCCTGGCCGGCCATCCGTGCGAGGCGCTTTTCTCGACGCGGCGCTTCAAGCAGTGCGGCGCGCGCTATTTCGATGCCGCGCGGGACTGA